From the genome of Pseudomonas yamanorum, one region includes:
- a CDS encoding PA1414 family protein, whose translation MKEKLQNWLHDLGVALGLIEPPLQPVPIRTDDEQRRPRRR comes from the coding sequence ATGAAAGAGAAACTGCAAAACTGGCTGCACGACCTCGGCGTCGCACTCGGCTTGATCGAGCCACCGCTGCAACCGGTGCCAATCCGCACCGATGACGAGCAGCGTCGCCCACGTCGCAGGTAA
- the ptrR gene encoding putrescine utilization regulator PtrR — MEFSQLRIFQAVAEEGSITRAAERLHRVPSNLSTRLKQMEEQLGVELFVRERQRLQLSPAGKVLLDYSARLLALHDEAHGAVQGGQPAGDFVLGSMYSTAAIHLPKLLARYHKAYPMVNLQVQSAPSGELLEGLITGRLDAALVDGPLTLATLDGVPLCEERLLLICEADHPPVRGPQDVAGRSVFTFRRSCSYRARLEAWFSHDRVAMGRAIEIESYQGMLACVIAGSGVALMSESMLDSLPGKDSVSIHPLAEPFASATTWLMWRKGMLGANLNAWIDLQQEGKVLPETETRAIA, encoded by the coding sequence ATGGAGTTTAGTCAATTGCGGATTTTCCAGGCCGTGGCCGAGGAGGGCTCCATCACCCGTGCCGCCGAGCGTTTGCACCGGGTGCCGTCCAACTTGTCGACCCGGCTTAAACAAATGGAAGAACAGCTCGGCGTCGAACTGTTCGTGCGCGAGCGTCAGCGTTTGCAGCTTTCTCCCGCAGGCAAAGTATTGCTGGACTACAGCGCGCGCCTGCTGGCCCTGCATGACGAAGCCCATGGCGCGGTGCAGGGCGGGCAACCGGCCGGCGACTTTGTGCTCGGCAGTATGTACAGCACGGCGGCGATTCATTTGCCCAAGCTGCTGGCGCGTTACCACAAGGCCTATCCGATGGTGAACCTGCAGGTGCAGTCGGCCCCCAGTGGTGAACTGCTGGAAGGATTGATCACCGGGCGCCTGGACGCCGCGCTGGTGGACGGGCCGTTGACCCTCGCCACCCTCGATGGCGTGCCGCTGTGCGAAGAGCGCCTGCTGCTGATCTGCGAGGCGGATCACCCGCCCGTGCGTGGGCCGCAGGATGTTGCCGGCCGCTCGGTGTTCACTTTCCGACGCAGTTGCTCCTACCGGGCGCGCCTGGAAGCCTGGTTTTCCCACGACCGCGTGGCTATGGGCCGGGCTATCGAGATCGAGTCCTACCAGGGCATGCTGGCCTGTGTGATCGCCGGATCCGGGGTGGCGCTGATGTCGGAATCGATGCTCGACAGCTTGCCGGGCAAGGACAGCGTGTCCATTCATCCGTTGGCGGAGCCATTTGCCAGCGCCACCACTTGGTTAATGTGGCGCAAGGGCATGCTCGGCGCTAACCTCAATGCGTGGATTGATCTGCAACAAGAGGGCAAGGTGCTACCGGAAACCGAAACCAGAGCGATCGCTTGA
- a CDS encoding FAD-dependent oxidoreductase, translating to MMFSSVPPVAASLIATTENILHIAPASRGWKADAPSNVVFFPPTLTKQALLIQIGLLRPSTIIVADQVIDADVIGQWRISHPFGNLHLVRRGASLDKVRLDLCESNDIQVINTPGINAPHVAAYIAHWLTLADGSMPRDICVLGYGNVGKELVELLLDQDPGVRIKVLDRRDGVAGNIGKASSDCRVSFAANWLDALEGAYAVAICVSLNDESAHRIDRTLIQRLHRQARLVCVSKPDVFSDDALQTLAMAEDIQLVLDYGPRTLDAFRMRAQALGCCVSKWRKPATLTTQAATTEACHCDLDYAVSVQLSLMALRGLVRRKLAHSLTIPSQQADAGAPRVSIIGRGINGLLQAVMFRLANYQVMVYGGNQERDGASHKQVNMRHLSATETTAKPLHNDYLTPGNQYLAVECNRAGIELLEKLLADNPSLARFARSRIVRAYVDGASGVEAAISEQRDIENRPWPSGKPGRELAEIGQLQFQATYGVPGVCRAIEVSGYDLEFSHLMEEMASLLQGSGVQFMPQRLSPIQIADLSREHFVVTAMGVEEPEVVAIIGWFFKLRAVGNEGVEMRGLKLQYDLPIGVMNCRLDGDCILVSGGQVPPDSTPQYKEQIRAACLAAVSRHFPQSYARAIERGDLQLIECARPGTADGLSIVHWSAYNRIVAGATYAAGTTQGLVWASLVQAVIQARAPAVSAMWE from the coding sequence ATGATGTTCTCTTCCGTTCCGCCAGTCGCCGCTTCACTTATCGCCACTACCGAAAATATTTTGCATATCGCACCTGCGTCGAGAGGCTGGAAGGCTGACGCACCCAGCAACGTAGTGTTTTTCCCTCCGACATTAACCAAGCAAGCTCTGCTTATACAGATTGGACTTCTGCGGCCATCAACGATCATTGTCGCGGACCAAGTTATCGATGCCGACGTCATCGGCCAATGGCGTATATCTCATCCATTTGGAAACCTCCACTTGGTCCGTCGTGGTGCGAGTCTGGATAAGGTGCGTCTTGATCTTTGCGAGTCCAACGATATTCAAGTAATCAATACACCAGGCATTAACGCGCCGCATGTCGCCGCCTATATAGCGCACTGGTTGACACTGGCGGATGGCTCCATGCCCCGTGATATCTGTGTGCTGGGATACGGCAATGTAGGGAAAGAGCTTGTTGAGTTACTACTTGATCAAGATCCGGGTGTTCGGATCAAGGTGTTGGATCGACGTGATGGAGTAGCGGGCAATATCGGGAAAGCCTCTTCCGATTGTAGAGTCTCATTTGCCGCTAACTGGCTCGACGCGCTGGAGGGTGCCTATGCGGTCGCCATATGCGTGTCCTTGAATGATGAATCCGCGCATCGCATTGATCGGACCCTCATTCAACGTCTGCACAGACAAGCTCGCCTGGTCTGTGTCTCCAAGCCGGATGTCTTTAGCGATGATGCTTTGCAGACCCTGGCAATGGCTGAAGACATCCAGCTGGTATTGGACTACGGCCCCCGGACATTGGATGCGTTTCGGATGCGCGCACAAGCGCTCGGCTGCTGTGTCTCCAAGTGGCGCAAGCCGGCGACGCTGACGACACAGGCGGCCACCACCGAAGCCTGCCATTGCGACCTCGACTATGCGGTCTCTGTGCAACTGAGCTTGATGGCCTTGCGCGGCCTTGTCAGGCGCAAGCTTGCACACTCATTGACGATCCCCTCTCAGCAGGCCGATGCCGGTGCGCCGCGCGTGTCGATCATCGGCAGAGGTATCAACGGCCTGCTCCAGGCTGTGATGTTCCGCCTGGCGAATTATCAGGTCATGGTTTACGGAGGAAATCAGGAGCGCGATGGCGCCAGTCACAAGCAGGTGAACATGCGTCATCTGTCAGCAACGGAGACGACTGCAAAGCCGCTGCATAACGATTATCTGACTCCCGGAAATCAGTACTTGGCCGTTGAGTGCAATCGAGCAGGCATCGAGCTGCTTGAAAAGCTCCTGGCCGACAACCCGTCGTTGGCGCGATTCGCGCGGTCGCGGATCGTACGCGCCTATGTGGACGGCGCCAGTGGCGTAGAGGCCGCGATCAGCGAGCAACGTGATATCGAAAACAGGCCTTGGCCGAGTGGCAAGCCGGGACGTGAACTTGCAGAGATCGGTCAACTGCAATTCCAGGCAACGTATGGCGTCCCTGGGGTCTGTCGGGCGATTGAGGTGTCGGGCTACGATCTGGAGTTCAGCCATCTTATGGAGGAGATGGCGTCGCTTTTGCAGGGCTCCGGGGTCCAGTTCATGCCCCAGCGCCTAAGCCCGATCCAAATTGCTGACCTGAGTAGAGAGCACTTCGTCGTCACCGCCATGGGGGTAGAGGAGCCGGAGGTAGTTGCGATTATTGGCTGGTTTTTCAAGCTTCGCGCCGTTGGTAATGAAGGTGTCGAAATGCGCGGACTCAAGCTGCAGTACGATCTGCCAATCGGCGTCATGAATTGCCGGTTGGACGGGGACTGCATTCTTGTCTCAGGCGGGCAGGTTCCGCCCGATTCGACGCCGCAGTACAAGGAGCAGATACGGGCGGCGTGCCTGGCTGCTGTTTCTCGGCACTTTCCACAGTCCTACGCCAGGGCGATCGAACGTGGCGACTTGCAGCTTATCGAATGTGCCAGGCCCGGCACCGCAGATGGACTTTCAATCGTCCATTGGTCCGCCTACAACCGAATTGTGGCGGGGGCAACTTACGCCGCAGGTACAACCCAGGGATTGGTTTGGGCCTCTTTGGTGCAGGCCGTCATCCAGGCAAGAGCGCCGGCGGTTTCGGCAATGTGGGAATAA